The Magallana gigas chromosome 6, xbMagGiga1.1, whole genome shotgun sequence genome includes the window tacgatataaaatggtttggaacgGTTTATTaagcgtaaactgtcccaaacTTTTTTATATCgcataaaactaataaatattgaattcattcctaaaatataaagacaacaaatcaaatacacaattttccggttcttttttaaaagcgGCAAATAAGCGAGGAAACTTCATTTCATATCTATAAACgtggaaaaaaaagtatatgtgTAAAGAATCGTTATTATCGTTATTTTccaatacaatttattttaagacACGTTCTTACCTGGACATGGACTTGTATTGCAATGTTCTCTCAGGAGTGATCCCCCCTGACACTGATGACCGCCATTGGCTGGAGTCGGGTGGTTACACGTTCGAGTTCGTGTTCTCAACCCTCCACCACACGTGGCACTACACTGGGATGGATTTTGCCAACTTGACCATCCCCCGTCAACTGTTAATAATATATGTCGATATACTAAATATGAACTGTCTCATAAAGACAAGGCAGCAATATTTATTCagttaaattttgtttgtaacgTGCTTTTTGATtgggttaaaaatattttatttcctatAAAGAaggttgcctacgtcatagtaagactaacgtcaaaaatgtatcaatCTGCCTAACGATATATTTGAGTTTTGTTCATGTTGATGTCATTTTAATAGTCAAATGACCTTTTTTATCTAGTACATAACAATTATtagcaaaaaagtaaattataaggaatgaactcaatactTATTAGTTTgaaacgatataaaatggtttggaacgGTTTATTaagcgtaaactgtcccaaactttttttatatcgtataaaactaataaatattgaattcattcctaaaatataaagacaacaaatcaaatacacaattttccggttcttttttaaaagcgGCAAATAAGCGAGGAAACTTCGTTTCATATCTATAAACGTGGAAAAAAAGTATATGTGTAAAGAATCGTTATTATCGTTATTTTccaatacaatttattttaagacACGTCCTTACCTGGACATGGACTTGTATTGCAATGTTCTCTCAGGAGTGATCCCCCCTGACACTGATGACCGCCATTGGCTGGAGTCGGGTGGTTACACGTTCGAGTTCGTGTTCTCAACCCTCCACCACACGTGGCACTACACTGAGATGGATTTTGCCAACTTGACCATCCCCCGTCAACTGTTAATAATATATGTCAATGTAAATTGCTTTGTCTTATTTAACTGCTTTTTAAACTAGTAAATAAGGCAATATAACTTTAGAATAATAATCCGTGtatgcataaaatatattattttatcctGCACAATTACTTTTTAAGGTCGTTAAGGTATTTGcataaacattgattttaaatggGTTTACTTATAAAACTGTATTAATAGCTAGTTTTCtgtagtttaaaaaaacaaactgattGAGAGGCAGTCCTATACTTGACACCGCCACTTCCTTATTTCTTTATgttatatacattatttttcaacgacaatattttatgaagttattttaatgaagtttttttaactgtttaaaaatattaccaGGACAGGGCTGTGTATTGCAAACGTCACTCCTGGTTGACGGCCCTTGACATTTGTGTCCTCCAGGACTTGGAGATGGGTGGGTACAAGTCCGAGCGTATGATTTTACTCCCCCGCCACATGTCACACTGCAACTGGTGTGTTGCCATCTCGACCAACCCCCATCAACTAAAAAATATCCATATATTTAATTGTCCATTTTGTGCGTTGATAATTACATATAGTCCCGTATTATCTAGTTGTATAATACCACCAGTCTAAAAGAGCGTATCTGTTAAAGTGGGGAATCTAATGAAATTCTAATATAGTGGTGTTTTTTAATACCCGGGCATGGTTTTGTGTTACAAGTTTCACTCCGGGTCGATATTCCTATACACTGTTGGCCGCCATGACCAGGGGGTGGGTTTGTACACGTCCTAGCTCGTACTCTGACTCCCCCACCACATGAAACACTGCATTTTGACTGTACTTTCCATTGTGACCACCCACCATTTACTGAAATAAATGTCAATCATTACTACCGTTTCTGAAATCTTTAAGAAATACCAGTACCctgtataattaaaataccgTCACTTTCTACTAAGGTATTGCGAGTGTTCTGAACTATTATACGTATCCAATATGCAACATGTCGTATTAAATGTAATCAATCATTTATCATGCattcttcaaataaaaattacctGGACAAAGTCTGGTGTTACAAGGTACACTCTGGGTTGATACCCCTGGACACTGTTGGCCGCCTGAACGTGGAGGCGGATTGTCACAATATCTAACCTGTACTTTTACTCCCCCACCGCACGAAACACTGCATTGAGACTGGGTGTGCCATCTTGACCAACCACCgttgactaaaaaaaaaatataaattagacGCACtgtttctaaaattttaaagaaaaacttcaTTGATTTAGGAGCAATGGTCATTTTCCCTAAAGTTTTGTAACATTACATATACGCAGCACTACACACAAACATTTTCTACATACTTGTTTTAACCAAAAATTACCTGGACATGAATTCGTATTACAGGGTTCAATTTTTGTCGATAACCCTGAACAAAAGAGGCCGCCATTAGCCGGTGATGGGCTGTTACAGGTTCGTGTGCTACTTTTTATTCCTCCACCGCATGTAACGCTACACGTCGATTGACTCTGCCATTTTGACCAACCACCGTTTACTTGAAGAAAATTGGTTATggttatttgatttgaaaataataaaattttctttgaatttttttaaaaactggtaTCTAATAAATTTGCACTTTGATTTACTTTgtgatattttaatgttttcattcGAAAGCTTAGGAATAATTGTCAAGCTGAGAATGTACCATAAACACCCAACGATATCTTTGTCAAACGAAAACTAAAACACGCTGATTGAACACATATTCAAAATGCTAGCGAGCGAGGAGTGGTTGCTTGCTAATTTGAAAACACGCAATGAACCAAtttgatgttaaaaaattgaacagTATTGAAAACACTAACTTGTTTAAAACTTGAATGAAACAAAGATGTCTGTGAAACACTTAAGCCCCctcccctcccttggaaacatctgaAAATGAACTGAAACCTTTCTAAGTCGAAGGTGCATGACCCTATATAACTCTGCCAAAAATTGCTCGGTCATACACAAAGTTGAACTTGACCttgatattattatgataattctATATATCAGTTCAGTAAATACAACCTCTGTGAAGAaaaatgtgaagaaaatgaacgacaactgtaaatatttggaattttataaGTCCATGAGACATaactgtcgaaaattgcttggTCGTACCCAAGATAAAACTTGACATTATGGTAAATctgtttcaaaatttgttatcaGTAAGTGaaacctctgcaaagaaaatggaaaCTACAAATAATTGGAATGGTTCCACCTGTaagaggcataactctgtcgataATTGATCAATCGTACCCAAAAATAGAACTTTACCttgatattattatgataaatctgtaaattaaattttctttcaatacGTGCttcctttccaaaaaaaaaaatgaacggaaactgcaaataattggaatttttctgcGTCAAGGGAAATAACTGTTGATaattgctcgattgtacccaaAATCTTGTGCAAAGAAAATCAACAGAAACTGTCGGTGGACCGACCGACGACAGACAGTAGCAAAGCAATATGACCTCTCTTCTTCGAAAGGGGAGGGGAATGGGGAACTATCTATATTCTATCCCAAGATATTTGGACAATTTTGACGAGTGTAGGTTAGTGAAACTCCACCGAagggacaagattcacggttAAGAACGAGGCTTTGCCGGGttctagaccgtgaatcttagCCTATCGGTGGAATTATACTATCTCACATAAGTATATGGgttatgattatttttctcgcattattttacattaaaaaatgatgtctgataactttctgttatgacgttcaaaagattattTTCGGTTTTTTCCTCTGCGTGCTTCAAATATTGCAAGTCAAAATGAAAGCATATGACAGTTGTGACATATACAActtgaagttgtgcacaaagcattttttttacgccagtggcgccattcctttgagctcgcctaggctcgaaaattaaGTACGGAttcagtcatttcatgcatatcttttacaaatttatgcgatgctatggtatgcgattttaatgatatgctatgagatttgtttGCTATGccatgagatttgtatgctatgctatgagaaattgaaatgaagggcttaataatatgttatgctatgctatgctatggtatgccatgagatttgaacaaaaacgcctccatacacagaagagttccacacattttgaagtaaaataataagaagccaatgtttaccacaaatctattacgtaaacatttaatttttcaaatagaaacatttaaaaccgagttaaaagaATGTTCTATgctatgatatggtatgctatggtatgatatgacgaatgcaattctatgagattgtatgctatggtatgagattccaatgttatgctatgagatttcaatgctatgctatgagattttaatgctatgctatgctatggtgtatattgtaaaagatatgcttgaaccgactgtataaatcatataaaagtaAGAATTATCTAATCATCATGTAATCGTCGTCAACCAAATGTTTAATCACACTGCCTCAGGTATTATCATATAAAGCATGTAATTAAAGGTTGATTATCAAGAGTCTACATACGTGTGCTGTATACATGACAACAGTTTTTTCGATAAAAATgtgataaattgtaattaattaagcaaaaCAGTTACTTAATGGATAATATCACTCCTTCATTTTTCATTTCCCAACAGCAGACAacatttgtttacgttttaaagcGTCGTAGTATTACACAGTGTTAGAAAAACTCTCACACTGCTATCTCACAATGAACAAACTGATAATGCGAGAGAATTTCATTCACACATAATTATTTTCACtagaacgaaaacagatttcttatggAATTCATTCGGAATAGGTTATCATCCGGGTTTGTTGCAATACAAAACCCCCATAgacatcaatttttttagccgtgtatttaacCTTGATAAGCTAgaaggggcgtttcaaaggagaaattgacttataatttaaaaatgggAAGGTAAAGATCCGGAAGATAAATAACCTGGACATGGCTGTGTGTTGCAGGCCTCAGTCCTTGTTGTCGGTCCCTGGCAGGGATAGTAGTAATGATCATGGTGGCCACCCTTGGGTTTGTGGTCTCTATGATGGTTGTGACAAGACCGGGTACGTGTTCGAAGCCCTCCTCCACATGAGACACTGCAGTGAGATGAATCATGCCATGTTGACCATCTACCGCTTACTGAAAAAATAAACCACAGTCAATTAGATATTGTAATGTAATCTCGTTCTGATAAATTTTGCACAAGAAGtaatttactttctttttttaagaatgCTTTTTACGTAGTTTTCATATTCGAATTGATAAAACGTTCAATAGCATCAGTATAATTTGTTCTTAACACCAAAAAGTATCTATAAAACGAATtattattgatatgaaattctATATTTTCACCATATGGAATTCGGCTGAAACAAAAAAGTCTTTGCATAAAACAAGTTTGAGCgcactaaaaaaataaaagtttagaAGATTTAATTTgtaagtcaacataattttgcatactTTCAGTAAGGTTTTATAATCATTTGAGATAAAATAAGATAAAGATAATGGTATGGCACGCAATGCAAAACTACTGGAAAATGCTGAAAACAATATAAGGCACCAATCTAACAATGTTGATCATTGACCATATTCAAATCTAATGATAGCTGGATAAAGATAATATTAATAGTTAAGGACTATAAATATTTTAGTTCCATTATCACTTAGATTTAtgacaaattgaataaaaatgattagaaattttaaactgatagaggaaattcggactcgGATTTATTATTTCAAACTGTTGCTAAAGACGTagtgctttgtatctatttagcTACATAgtcattcataaactgtatttcgtttttttttttaaaaagagttatgctatttataatgtttccacaacaaatacaatttcaacCTTAGTGTAACATTTTGAGggatttttcttcatttttaaaaaacaattctcGGACCACTAACGCAAAAAGTTCTTGACCTTCTTTATTGAAAGTGAATCATAAcgtttcaatatttcatttcttcAAGTCTTTAACATACAGTAGATGACTTTTCATTATCAACAGGGGacttcatatttcattctaaggAAACGTAATCTTTAACGGaaaggtgattttttttaatgtagataATTGGTAATGACAATAGAAAAAGAATGAATAAATGTCTTTGTTGTTCATAAAATGTTAATGCTCATTTTACCTGAACAAACAGTGAACAGAAGTTCAGGGCCGATAAGAATAAGAAATATGTAATGTGGAATCAATTTTAGTCGTGGCGGTCAGCAAGTGATTGTATATAAGTTCGCGGGGATGTGAATTCTTGGGTAAGGGATACCAACGAAAGCCTAAACAGTGGGCCCCCACGAATAGTATTGACTCcactttaaatgaatattttaaaaagcgcATGATGCATGTATCATGTAACTGACACGGtcgacatacatgtatctggacACGGATGTGTGTTGCATGGTTGCGTGCTCACTGTCGATCCCGAGCACCGATGGTGGTGGTCTGAATCCCTGTCGCCATGACATGATCGAGTACGTATTTGAACCCCTCCCCCACACGAAACACTGCATTTAGAATGACGAAACCATGTCGTCCAGCTCGACAAATGCACATGTTCTTTAGAGTCTGAAAATATGTTTGCCATAATTATTCTCTTCAAAACATTAGCGGATATTTGTATAGATCTGTTACTAACGACATCAGTATGACGACTAACGtactagataaaaaaaaataatgacgcGGGCTTTTCAGTTTGTAAAAGGATAGGATGTGTTgttaaacaaacaattaaattataCCAGGGCATGGATGTGTGTTACAATGTTCCGTCCTGTATGCAGCGCCCCCGCAATGACGATAGTCATCTGAATCACGCCCACCATGGCACTTCCGAGCACGTGTTCTCACTCCTCCCCCACAAGAGGCACTACATCTGGAATGATCATGCCAGGTTGACCATCCTCTGTGCTCTGGCCGCCAACCATCATGTTTTACTGAAACTACCGGTTTATACAAGTGTATGTAATTATATCGAAAATAAATTCAGgtaattatataaacataatGTTTATAAAACGTTCTCTAGTTAAAGTTAATGATATGTTCAAATAGTATAATCTGAGAATTGGTCTAAGACTCATACGAACGAAGTAATGGTCTACAAAGATAGAAAACCTACGATGGAGGGTGATAACGTTGAACAAattcacaaattatttttattcaaatactgTGAGCATCCAATTACAAGGTACGTGTGGACTAGATGTTTAATATGATCTATCCTGTTAGACACAGGGACACTCCTGGTGATTATTTCACTTTCAAATTAATATGTGTCATACCAATGTATTTTGTATTCCTAATAATTGCAGTAGTTTTAAGTCGCAAAATGTAAACGGTAGAACTTTAAAAAGGAAAACAGAGAATTTTCTTCTAATTTTCCTTAACCTAGCTATGTGATGTCTAACATAAATGGTCAATGCTTTCGTTTGGTGTTAATGTCAAGTTATAcgaaaaatatgataaaatgttgACAGTCACTTTGTGCTGATAACATTTTCAACATATAGCGAtctttttaagcattttttttccttctccATCAAAGTGATCGCTCACATAGTTGTGGTTTCtagtgtttaaatatttttgtattttggaaGCTAGAATGGTCAACCCCTACGTTACAGAAAGTCTTCAGTTTTAAAACATATACTAATATATTGCAAATTTcatcaattgaaaataatttacatttaacTGAGTATATTTAAATTCGATTTGTCTTACCAGAAAGAGCGCCAGCAAAAAATCCGAAAAATAGAATGATACAATAATTCAAATCCATTTGTAGTCCTAACGTAACACTGGCTTTTTCCTTATCAAACACATATTTATATGCCATTgcaaattcttaacaaatggTACAAGGTGGAGAGCCAAGAGGTCAACAATGTGATAAAAACTCCGTCTATCAATTACTGAGAGTTCGTTGAGGGTTTTCTTCCCGATAATTACGAGACATTGAAAGAAGAACCGAatctttaaaactgtttaataCTCCTTACAGTTGTTGTCGACCTTGAGTTGCTTCAACTTGGTTAGAACTCACACTGCCACCGATGTCAAACTCGGACGATAATATTTATTAGATGGACCCTTATAAACAAATTTACCGTTTATTAAACTGTGAGTTCTACAAAATCGAAGTAGAAAAATTTCCATAAGTGATTATGTAACcgagttcactttttaaaaatctaaccACAGTCCTTCcatttgatgtttttttataaagtcTATAACGAAATAATTcatgaataataaagatatttaataacaaactagataaaatttattttatgcagTGGAATAACCGGTGTCGTTAGAATGCAGAAAATGCTTTTTAATCATGTTTAAAAACAGTTGGAAAAAGATCAAGGATTATGtctataaatatacataaattgCTTACAATTATATGGATTATGTATATTCGGTTCTGTCTGTTATAGTATGGACATATtcgatttaaaataaattggaaAAGTATTCTTTAAGCAGGAAAATATACGTAGAAGTTTCTTGCAACTTCAAAAACTTTACttcgaaaaaaatataataacttTTGAATCTTATGGCTCGCCATACATGATACAAGTACGATTCTATTCACATGGTTATCTTCTAACAAATCTTATCACAAGCTTTTAGGGAAGGTGAGATTCAAGGTAGTCctacaattaatttttacattataataatCTTCGTGATTAAATTGGAAGACATATCGCTTTTGTAAACGCAAAAATGTACAGGGATAGGCAAACTTCTTTTGAATAAGTGACAGTCCAAAATCTAAGGATTGTTTCCGACCTGAactttaacattgaaaattgtagCATTGGTTACTGGTATCAGTTTTTGACCCCTAAAGAACTCTTTGTTAAAAAGTGGTTGTTACATAAAACAAAGTGTGATTTTCATTAAGGTCACTGATGGAATGTATATCTTATGTATCTAGCATAGTATAACTTGGGTGCAGATAAGAAA containing:
- the LOC105335282 gene encoding coadhesin isoform X1, which codes for MDLNYCIILFFGFFAGALSVSVKHDGWRPEHRGWSTWHDHSRCSASCGGGVRTRARKCHGGRDSDDYRHCGGAAYRTEHCNTHPCPDSKEHVHLSSWTTWFRHSKCSVSCGGGVQIRTRSCHGDRDSDHHHRCSGSTVSTQPCNTHPCPDTLSGRWSTWHDSSHCSVSCGGGLRTRTRSCHNHHRDHKPKGGHHDHYYYPCQGPTTRTEACNTQPCPVNGGWSKWQSQSTCSVTCGGGIKSSTRTCNSPSPANGGLFCSGLSTKIEPCNTNSCPVNGGWSRWHTQSQCSVSCGGGVKVQVRYCDNPPPRSGGQQCPGVSTQSVPCNTRLCPVNGGWSQWKVQSKCSVSCGGGVRVRARTCTNPPPGHGGQQCIGISTRSETCNTKPCPVDGGWSRWQHTSCSVTCGGGVKSYARTCTHPSPSPGGHKCQGPSTRSDVCNTQPCPVDGGWSSWQNPSQCSATCGGGLRTRTRTCNHPTPANGGHQCQGGSLLREHCNTSPCPVDGGWSSWQNPSQCSATCGGGLRTRTRTCNHPTPANGGHQCQGGSLLREHCNTSPCPVPTTTTTTTTTTTTPPTTTTTPPTTTTTPPTTTATPPTTTTTPPTTTTTPTKPPPTTTMSTTSTTKKKFFTIRAVLN
- the LOC105335282 gene encoding coadhesin isoform X2 is translated as MDLNYCIILFFGFFAGALSVSVKHDGWRPEHRGWSTWHDHSRCSASCGGGVRTRARKCHGGRDSDDYRHCGGAAYRTEHCNTHPCPDSKEHVHLSSWTTWFRHSKCSVSCGGGVQIRTRSCHGDRDSDHHHRCSGSTVSTQPCNTHPCPDTLSGRWSTWHDSSHCSVSCGGGLRTRTRSCHNHHRDHKPKGGHHDHYYYPCQGPTTRTEACNTQPCPVNGGWSKWQSQSTCSVTCGGGIKSSTRTCNSPSPANGGLFCSGLSTKIEPCNTNSCPVNGGWSRWHTQSQCSVSCGGGVKVQVRYCDNPPPRSGGQQCPGVSTQSVPCNTRLCPVNGGWSQWKVQSKCSVSCGGGVRVRARTCTNPPPGHGGQQCIGISTRSETCNTKPCPVDGGWSRWQHTSCSVTCGGGVKSYARTCTHPSPSPGGHKCQGPSTRSDVCNTQPCPVDGGWSSWQNPSQCSATCGGGLRTRTRTCNHPTPANGGHQCQGGSLLREHCNTSPCPVPTTTTTTTTTTTTPPTTTTTPPTTTTTPPTTTATPPTTTTTPPTTTTTPTKPPPTTTMSTTSTTKKKFFTIRAVLN